Proteins co-encoded in one Gouania willdenowi chromosome 1, fGouWil2.1, whole genome shotgun sequence genomic window:
- the LOC114462795 gene encoding neuronal acetylcholine receptor subunit non-alpha-3-like isoform X2 has product MMTRGSMTTMMMMMKFAVLLWLCVSLEMDNIQAQEDFVSLAEMEDSLLRNLFLGYQKWVRPVQHANDTITVRFGLKISQLVDVNQLMTTNVWLWQEWVDVKLKWDPDDYGGITSIRVPSETIWLPDIVLYENADGRFEGSLMTKAIVRWDGTITWTPPASYKSSCTMDVTFFPFDRQNCSMKFGSWTYDGNMVDLVLVDHYVDRKDFFDNGEWEILNATGVKGSRRDGVYWYPFVTYSFILKRLPLFYTLFLIIPCLGLSFLTVLVFYLPSDEGEKLSLSTSVLVSLTVFLLVIEEIIPSSSKVIPLIGEYLLFIMIFVTFSIIVTVFVINVHHRSSATYHPMAPWVKSLFLQRLPRLLCMRGHTDRYHYPDSDMMSPEGKASRATGGRRGGPGSAHSGAQQRCPLGGKEDESQAWLAMLEKAKNSVRYISCHIKKEHFIREVVQDWKFVAQVLDRIFLWAFLTVSILGTVLIFTPALQEYFSTP; this is encoded by the exons ATGATGACCAGAGGAAGCAtgacgacgatgatgatgatgatgaagtttGCGGTGTTGCTGTGGTTGTGCGTTTCTCTGGAGATGGACAACATTCAAG CTCAGGAGGACTTTGTGTCTCTGGCAGAAATGGAGGATTCCCTGTTGAGGAACCTTTTCCTAGGATACCAAAAGTGGGTGCGACCAGTTCAACACGCCAACGACACCATTACCGTTCGCTTTGGACTCAAGATCTCACAGCTGGTGGATGTG AACCAACTCATGACTACAAATGTCTGGCTGTGGCAG GAATGGGTGGACGTGAAGCTGAAGTGGGATCCAGATGATTACGGAGGCATCACTTCCATCAGAGTTCCCTCAGAGACCATATGGCTGCCGGACATCGTTCTGTATGAAAA CGCTGACGGTCGGTTCGAAGGATCCCTGATGACCAAAGCCATCGTACGTTGGGACGGGACCATAACGTGGACCCCACCCGCCAGCTACAAGTCCTCGTGCACCATGGACGTCACTTTCTTCCCCTTCGACAGACAGAACTGCTCCATGAAGTTTGGCTCGTGGACATACGATGGAAACATGGTGGACTTAGTGCTGGTGGACCACTACGTGGACCGGAAGGACTTCTTTGACAATGGCGAGTGGGAGATCCTCAATGCCACAGGAGTGAAGGGGAGCAGACGGGATGGGGTATACTGGTACCCATTCGTCACTTACTCCTTCATCCTGAAGAGGCTGCCCTTGTTCTACACCCTCTTCCTCATCATCCCCTGCCTCGGCTTGTCCTTCCTCACCGTGCTCGTGTTTTATTTACCGTCAGACGAAGGAGAAAAACTGTCTCTTTCCACCTCCGTGCTGGTGTCGCTCACTGTGTTCCTTCTGGTCATAGAAGAAATCATCCCTTCATCTTCAAAG GTGATCCCGCTGATTGGAGAGTATCTGCTCTTCATCATGATCTTTGTCACCTTCTCCATCATAGTCACTGTCTTTGTGATTAACGTCCACCATCGCTCCTCTGCCACGTACCACCCCATGGCCCCCTGGGTAAAGAGCCTGTTCCTTCAGAGGTTGCCCAGACTGTTGTGTATGAGAGGACACACCGACAG GTATCATTACCCAGATAGTGACATGATGAGCCCAGAGGGGAAAGCTTCTAGGGCTACTGGTGGAAGAAGGGGAGGCCCAGGCTCCGCCCACAGCGGCGCTCAGCAGAGATGTCCGCTCGGAGGGAAGGAAGATGAGAGTCAGGCGTGGCTGGCAATGCTGGAGAAGGCCAAGAACTCTGTTCGCTACATCAGCTGTCACATAAAGAAGGAGCACTTCATACGAGAG gtGGTTCAAGACTGGAAGTTTGTGGCCCAGGTGCTGGACCGGATCTTTCTCTGGGCCTTCCTCACTGTCTCCATCCTGGGAACTGTTCTCATCTTCACTCCTGCTCTACAGGAATACTTCAGCACGccttaa
- the LOC114462795 gene encoding neuronal acetylcholine receptor subunit non-alpha-3-like isoform X1 → MMTRGSMTTMMMMMKFAVLLWLCVSLEMDNIQAQEDFVSLAEMEDSLLRNLFLGYQKWVRPVQHANDTITVRFGLKISQLVDVDEKNQLMTTNVWLWQEWVDVKLKWDPDDYGGITSIRVPSETIWLPDIVLYENADGRFEGSLMTKAIVRWDGTITWTPPASYKSSCTMDVTFFPFDRQNCSMKFGSWTYDGNMVDLVLVDHYVDRKDFFDNGEWEILNATGVKGSRRDGVYWYPFVTYSFILKRLPLFYTLFLIIPCLGLSFLTVLVFYLPSDEGEKLSLSTSVLVSLTVFLLVIEEIIPSSSKVIPLIGEYLLFIMIFVTFSIIVTVFVINVHHRSSATYHPMAPWVKSLFLQRLPRLLCMRGHTDRYHYPDSDMMSPEGKASRATGGRRGGPGSAHSGAQQRCPLGGKEDESQAWLAMLEKAKNSVRYISCHIKKEHFIREVVQDWKFVAQVLDRIFLWAFLTVSILGTVLIFTPALQEYFSTP, encoded by the exons ATGATGACCAGAGGAAGCAtgacgacgatgatgatgatgatgaagtttGCGGTGTTGCTGTGGTTGTGCGTTTCTCTGGAGATGGACAACATTCAAG CTCAGGAGGACTTTGTGTCTCTGGCAGAAATGGAGGATTCCCTGTTGAGGAACCTTTTCCTAGGATACCAAAAGTGGGTGCGACCAGTTCAACACGCCAACGACACCATTACCGTTCGCTTTGGACTCAAGATCTCACAGCTGGTGGATGTG GATGAAAAGAACCAACTCATGACTACAAATGTCTGGCTGTGGCAG GAATGGGTGGACGTGAAGCTGAAGTGGGATCCAGATGATTACGGAGGCATCACTTCCATCAGAGTTCCCTCAGAGACCATATGGCTGCCGGACATCGTTCTGTATGAAAA CGCTGACGGTCGGTTCGAAGGATCCCTGATGACCAAAGCCATCGTACGTTGGGACGGGACCATAACGTGGACCCCACCCGCCAGCTACAAGTCCTCGTGCACCATGGACGTCACTTTCTTCCCCTTCGACAGACAGAACTGCTCCATGAAGTTTGGCTCGTGGACATACGATGGAAACATGGTGGACTTAGTGCTGGTGGACCACTACGTGGACCGGAAGGACTTCTTTGACAATGGCGAGTGGGAGATCCTCAATGCCACAGGAGTGAAGGGGAGCAGACGGGATGGGGTATACTGGTACCCATTCGTCACTTACTCCTTCATCCTGAAGAGGCTGCCCTTGTTCTACACCCTCTTCCTCATCATCCCCTGCCTCGGCTTGTCCTTCCTCACCGTGCTCGTGTTTTATTTACCGTCAGACGAAGGAGAAAAACTGTCTCTTTCCACCTCCGTGCTGGTGTCGCTCACTGTGTTCCTTCTGGTCATAGAAGAAATCATCCCTTCATCTTCAAAG GTGATCCCGCTGATTGGAGAGTATCTGCTCTTCATCATGATCTTTGTCACCTTCTCCATCATAGTCACTGTCTTTGTGATTAACGTCCACCATCGCTCCTCTGCCACGTACCACCCCATGGCCCCCTGGGTAAAGAGCCTGTTCCTTCAGAGGTTGCCCAGACTGTTGTGTATGAGAGGACACACCGACAG GTATCATTACCCAGATAGTGACATGATGAGCCCAGAGGGGAAAGCTTCTAGGGCTACTGGTGGAAGAAGGGGAGGCCCAGGCTCCGCCCACAGCGGCGCTCAGCAGAGATGTCCGCTCGGAGGGAAGGAAGATGAGAGTCAGGCGTGGCTGGCAATGCTGGAGAAGGCCAAGAACTCTGTTCGCTACATCAGCTGTCACATAAAGAAGGAGCACTTCATACGAGAG gtGGTTCAAGACTGGAAGTTTGTGGCCCAGGTGCTGGACCGGATCTTTCTCTGGGCCTTCCTCACTGTCTCCATCCTGGGAACTGTTCTCATCTTCACTCCTGCTCTACAGGAATACTTCAGCACGccttaa
- the LOC114462795 gene encoding neuronal acetylcholine receptor subunit non-alpha-3-like isoform X3, giving the protein MMTRGSMTTMMMMMKFAVLLWLCVSLEMDNIQAQEDFVSLAEMEDSLLRNLFLGYQKWVRPVQHANDTITVRFGLKISQLVDVEWVDVKLKWDPDDYGGITSIRVPSETIWLPDIVLYENADGRFEGSLMTKAIVRWDGTITWTPPASYKSSCTMDVTFFPFDRQNCSMKFGSWTYDGNMVDLVLVDHYVDRKDFFDNGEWEILNATGVKGSRRDGVYWYPFVTYSFILKRLPLFYTLFLIIPCLGLSFLTVLVFYLPSDEGEKLSLSTSVLVSLTVFLLVIEEIIPSSSKVIPLIGEYLLFIMIFVTFSIIVTVFVINVHHRSSATYHPMAPWVKSLFLQRLPRLLCMRGHTDRYHYPDSDMMSPEGKASRATGGRRGGPGSAHSGAQQRCPLGGKEDESQAWLAMLEKAKNSVRYISCHIKKEHFIREVVQDWKFVAQVLDRIFLWAFLTVSILGTVLIFTPALQEYFSTP; this is encoded by the exons ATGATGACCAGAGGAAGCAtgacgacgatgatgatgatgatgaagtttGCGGTGTTGCTGTGGTTGTGCGTTTCTCTGGAGATGGACAACATTCAAG CTCAGGAGGACTTTGTGTCTCTGGCAGAAATGGAGGATTCCCTGTTGAGGAACCTTTTCCTAGGATACCAAAAGTGGGTGCGACCAGTTCAACACGCCAACGACACCATTACCGTTCGCTTTGGACTCAAGATCTCACAGCTGGTGGATGTG GAATGGGTGGACGTGAAGCTGAAGTGGGATCCAGATGATTACGGAGGCATCACTTCCATCAGAGTTCCCTCAGAGACCATATGGCTGCCGGACATCGTTCTGTATGAAAA CGCTGACGGTCGGTTCGAAGGATCCCTGATGACCAAAGCCATCGTACGTTGGGACGGGACCATAACGTGGACCCCACCCGCCAGCTACAAGTCCTCGTGCACCATGGACGTCACTTTCTTCCCCTTCGACAGACAGAACTGCTCCATGAAGTTTGGCTCGTGGACATACGATGGAAACATGGTGGACTTAGTGCTGGTGGACCACTACGTGGACCGGAAGGACTTCTTTGACAATGGCGAGTGGGAGATCCTCAATGCCACAGGAGTGAAGGGGAGCAGACGGGATGGGGTATACTGGTACCCATTCGTCACTTACTCCTTCATCCTGAAGAGGCTGCCCTTGTTCTACACCCTCTTCCTCATCATCCCCTGCCTCGGCTTGTCCTTCCTCACCGTGCTCGTGTTTTATTTACCGTCAGACGAAGGAGAAAAACTGTCTCTTTCCACCTCCGTGCTGGTGTCGCTCACTGTGTTCCTTCTGGTCATAGAAGAAATCATCCCTTCATCTTCAAAG GTGATCCCGCTGATTGGAGAGTATCTGCTCTTCATCATGATCTTTGTCACCTTCTCCATCATAGTCACTGTCTTTGTGATTAACGTCCACCATCGCTCCTCTGCCACGTACCACCCCATGGCCCCCTGGGTAAAGAGCCTGTTCCTTCAGAGGTTGCCCAGACTGTTGTGTATGAGAGGACACACCGACAG GTATCATTACCCAGATAGTGACATGATGAGCCCAGAGGGGAAAGCTTCTAGGGCTACTGGTGGAAGAAGGGGAGGCCCAGGCTCCGCCCACAGCGGCGCTCAGCAGAGATGTCCGCTCGGAGGGAAGGAAGATGAGAGTCAGGCGTGGCTGGCAATGCTGGAGAAGGCCAAGAACTCTGTTCGCTACATCAGCTGTCACATAAAGAAGGAGCACTTCATACGAGAG gtGGTTCAAGACTGGAAGTTTGTGGCCCAGGTGCTGGACCGGATCTTTCTCTGGGCCTTCCTCACTGTCTCCATCCTGGGAACTGTTCTCATCTTCACTCCTGCTCTACAGGAATACTTCAGCACGccttaa